GCTCAATAAAACCATTATTAAAATAATCTAATAAATGTATATTTAACAAAGTTATATTACTTTCAAAATTATAAATAACCCTAGCAATTATAAATATTGAGATATTCAATAAAAAACTTCCAATAACAGCTATTAATAAGATAGATAAGAATTTATTTTTCATTATTTTTATCCTTCCAATTATTATATTCATATTGGAACCATCTATTACCTAATTCTCCCCCTAAACCGCCTCCTATGTTAGGTATAATATTTCTTCTATATACATCAACATAAGGAACCTTATCATTTAAAGGCAGCGGATTATATTTGGATCCATGATAAATCTGGGTTGATTTTCTTATCTAACGGTACTTCAATGGCTTTACCCATACCATAACCAATAGCTGCCCCAATACCACTACTTATGGCTCCCTGGGATATAGACTTATCTGTAACATAGTTATTCAACGCCCCTGAAGCAGTATTCCCTCCCACAGTTATCACAAAGCCTTTACCTTTAAGTGAATATGCCATCGCTAAATCAATTGCCAAACTTCTCGGATCGACTGTTCCGTCGGATATTAACTGACTACCTACACTTCCGGCCCCAGCCACGCCTAAAGTAAACTTAGTCGAATTCGACATAATGCCTTCAATCGCTTTAGTACCTTGTAGTACTTTACCGACACCATAAACAGATAAACCCAACTCCAACGCCTCCTTCGTCGATGTCGCTACTTGTCCGTCAAACGAGTTGTTTATCGTGTTCGGATTGGTAACGTATTTGGCATTTAGCTCTTCATACAGTTTTTCTTCCGCAGACTTGCCTTCCGTTGTCCAGCGACTTGGTAAGCTATTGCGGTATTTCGGATCGAGTGCATAAGCATAACCGTAACCTTTAATATAATTTCCCGAAACGATTTCTTTCAGATTTTGATTAATTTCTTTTGGTGTTTCTCCACTTCGTAAACTTTCTGAAGCGTAACGTTGTAAATAACCGCCTAATTAGCTCCATTCTTCATCGGTCATTTTTTCAGGATGATTTCTAGCTTTATCAGCGTTTTCTTTAGAATCTAAGATATTATAAATTTAATCAGCATATTTTTGAAACAACTCTTATTCTTCAATGTAATCTTCAAATTCCCATAAGAAGTAACGTGATAATTTTAATGAAATATTTTTCCAAGAAGAATCTTCACATTGGCTAATATAATATTCAATACTCCTCAATATATCATTATAATTATAGTTATCTACAATTAATGTGTGTCTTAATAAAATAGGTTTGCTACTTAGTTCTAACCATTTGGTTGAACATACTTTAAGTTCAAAATAGTCCATTTTTTCATCATCTAAACCAATACCTAGTAAAATATTAATACAAAAACGAGCATCAAAAGGAGTGAAATTCTCTAATTCAACCTCTCCATCTCTGTCCATAATTAACTTCAACTGACCCTTCATATAATTAATCCTTAATATTAAAGTGAGCATTACCTATTTTTTCTTTTTCATTCGTAATAGGGTTTATCCTATATGTTTCAAAATTAGATTGAATCCCTGTTTCGGCATATGGAGAATTTTTCTTTGAAGGAATTCTATATCCTCTTAGCTTATCTTGACTATTATAACCAATTATTTCACCTTTAGGATTTCTAACTTCAGAATACCCTTCCCCAACCCAAAGCTTTCCTAATCTATCTGATTCAGATGATGATATTATACCTTTTATTCCATAATTAAGATCCTTATTTAACCCATCATATACCGCCTGTAATCTAGAATCTTGACTAGCTATACCTTTAAAACTTTCTTTAATTAATTGTTCTTTCAATTTAGGATAAAGAGCTATATTCTCAGCCCCGTTTGAAATACGAATATCTTGATTCTCATATCCCTTAGTTTTACCAACAACCGGCAATACCTCATTCGCATTAGCCCCCTTAGGTAACTTAGCTCCTGCATAATTCAATGCCGTTCCTGCTCTTACCGCTCCGACCAATTCTGCAAAGGCTTTATAGGTATAAACTTTATTTAAGAAACTTTTCGCCTCTGCTAAAGACATATTATTTTCTTTTGCCAGATTAATCGCTATCTTCTCAAACTCGACCGAATTCGCATCTTTACCTTTGAGAATAGCCTCTACATTTTGATAATCCTGAGGGTAAAGCTCTTTAAATTTAAGGTTATAACTTAAATTTTGTTCATAACCGAATCTGGCATAATCCGCTTCATTTACCAAAGACTGGCATGCCTGACTACTTACACCGTTGGAACAGGCACTTATAATCGCACGGTCTCTTTCCGAATCCAGTTTTTCAAGATAGGAAAGTCTTGCTTTTTCTTCTTCGGTAGCTTGATTATTTTTAAATTTTCGCGCTAAAACCGCTTTTTCTTCCGCTTCCTGTCTGAAAAGATAGTTATACTCCACCGCATTATTCGCCACGGTCGCCCCAATGGAGGATTCACTCAACATCTTAACCGCACCAGCATCTTGTCCCGCTGCCGCTAAACCACCGGCCACACCCGCCAAGGCTTTTGCCATTTCTTTAATTTGACTACGTTCGGTTTCGGTCAGGTCTTTCGCCTCTTTGCCGTAAAGATGTTCGGTGAGGTATCTTGCACCCAATTCACCGGCTGCCGTGGAGATAGCCCCCGTTTGTGCGTTACCGCCCGTCAGTTCGGCTTCCACTGCGCCCCATAAAATATGAGTCGGGATGTTTAATGCCGGATAATCTTCTGTGGCTTTTTTAATAAGCTGATTCACATAAGGTGAAGCCGCTGCGGTGGCTACACTTTGTGTTCTGCCGCCACTAAGTGCAATTAGACCCGCATTAGTGATGGCGTCAATGGCGCGTTTAGTACTACCGCCCGTTCCCCAATTTTCGGCTTGAGTTTCGGCTTGGATAAGTTCATCTTTGAGCTTATTAATCGCTTGTTGATTACCCTGTGATTCGGCTGTTGCCAAGTGTGATTTTAAACGTCTAACCTCCTGTTCTGCCGCTTCCCGTTGGTTGGAGGTATAAGTCTCCACCGCACTTTTCACATGTCCCACGGCAGTAGCAATTTGTTGCTGCTCTTGAATTTGTGCTTTTACATCTTTCGTCTGTGCCACTTGATTGTTAGCTTGGGCAAGGTCTGTATTGATGCCTAACTCTTTTGCTGTCGTTTGAGTAGGATGAGTATCTTTATTCAAGATAACCGCCCCTTCCGTCAATGTGGCTTTCGTGATTGAGCTGTCGCTGCTTTGTTGCAACATCGGCAAGCCCGGGCTTAAACCGCCACTGCGTTGGCTTGGAATAAAGGTACTATTTGGGCTGTGCGGTTTGACCTTTTCTCCCGTTTCGTTATCCACCCATTTTTCTTTCGATTCTTTGATGCTGCCGCTAATACTTGCGCTAGCCGCTTTACTGCTTGATTCATTTTGAATGTCTTCAAAGGTCAGTGTGTTGGTTTTAAGCGTGCTGTTTTGCGCATTGGTGCTTGCAATCACGGCGCCTTTTAAGTGAACATCTTTGGCATCAATATGGTAACCACCCTCTTCAGCAAAAATCCCTGCTTGCTCCTTCACTTGTTTTCTCGAGGTTTTGCCGCTTGAGGCGTTGCCGTAACCGCTTGCGCTCCAGTTGTTGCCAAAGCCGAATTCCACTTCTAAACCGCCTCCGCTTGATTTGGTTTTAAAGTGTTCTTCGTCTTGAAGGCTTTCAATGTTGAGCTTACCGCCTACATTAGTCGTGATGGTATTGCCTTTGATTTGACTCCCCAGCAGGTTGGTATCCCCTTGGCTGTTTAAAGCCACGGTTTGTGCCTCTAAGTGGCTCGCTTGGTAAGTTTTGCTTTCGCCGTCTTCTTTGCCCGAGCTTGCGCCCACTCTTGCATACACACCTACGCCGGTTTGTGCGCCGAGTGTGGCGGCAACTCCTACTTCAACGCCGACACTTTGATTGCGGGCTTTAAATTGGGTGCGGCTTTCACCCGCCAGGATATTCAGTTCGTGGCCGGTCAGGTTGATTTGACTGCCTTCAATGCGGTGCCCGTGGGCATCTCTGCTTGTTAGGTCGGTGTGCGTGAGGTTGATGTCGCCGAGTTTTTGTTCGCCTTTTTCATTTGTCTTTTGGGCGTCATCACCTCGTGCAATGAGGGCAATATCTTTGGCGTTAATGCGATTACCCACGCTGATATCGGCCAGCCCCGCTTGACTTTGGCGACTGTGCGCTACGCCACTGCCCGATTCGATACGTAGCAAATACGTGCTGTCTTTCGGGTTACCTTTTAGGTTGCGGCTCACCAAGTCATAAACGTTATAGCCTTGCGCCGCAATGCTCATGGCATTGGCTGCATTCAAGCGGTCGGACGCTTTTTTGTTTTTTACCGCACTTTCGATGGTGTTGAGTAAATCGATTATCGGCGATTTCACGCGGGCGAACTGGCCGATTTTTAAATCGCTTTCGCTTTGGCTATTCGCTTGGTGATTGAATGCGTTATTCATGGTGATATTTTGTGCGTTGATGTTAACGCGGTCTTTCGCCAATACATCACTTGCCGTTTGTCGGTAATTTTTGCCCGCGTAAACTTCAATGCTGTCATTAAGGCTCGTCAATTGGCTACCTTGGTGGACAACACGCTCACCGCTTTGATTCATGCGCGTGCGGTTGTAACCAAAGAAGCGTTCGGTATCCGATATCACCGCTTCGCCGATAGCATGGCCTTTGCGCGCCTGACGGCTGTCGTCACGGGTTTCGGCGGTCAATAACGTAATGTTGCCTTCGTTGGCTTGTAGGCGATTGTGACCTTGCGCCACCAATGCGGTGCCCTTCAAGATAATGTCTCCCTGTTCGGCAATGGTGGTGCTGTTACCACCAATGGAAAGGCTGCCGCCCGTTTCCTGCACCATCGCCGTGTTGCCGTTTTCATGTTGCAGATGTACGCCGGCCACATATTTATTTAAACCGTCCGCGCTAAAGCCTTTTTGACGGCTGTTTGCCTGTTGTCCTTGGGTGTGGGTGGCGGTACCAAACTCGACATTGTTTTTAGCGATAAACTGCGCATCGCCCTCCGCCGAAATTCGACCGCCTTGGCTGAGTATATTACCTTCACGCGCCTGCATGGAAAGCTTTCCGCCGGCGTCCAATTCGCTGATTTTGGCTTCGTCTTTTTGCGTGAACTTGTGCGATTGATATTGATTGTGACGCAAATAAGGTTGCAAACCGCGCGCCGTAGATTCCGCCGCATCGCTTACCGCCTCCTGTGCCGTCAGGCCTTTGCCGACCAGCGTATTGGCGCTGCCTTGCGCTTCTTTTTGGCGATAATTTTCTTTCGCCCGACTTTCCGGCCCATATACAAAACCTAGCCCCAAACCGCTTGCCTTTTGTTTGCGGTGAATTTCGTCGTCATGCCGTTCGAGCACCGCATTGAATGACACATTTTTAGCCGAAAGCATCATATCGCCGCCTGAAGCCAAGCGCGAAGCATTCACCTTGATGTCTTTTCGGGCGTTCAAGGTTAAATCGCCCTGTTCAGTGGCAAGTTGACTGCCGATAACGGTTTCATCATAACCTTTGGCATCAAAATCAGATTTACTGCGTTGATAGCCGATTTGCGCAACACCACCGGAAAAAGCGCGGCTTAAGCCGGATTTTTTATGTTTTTCCCAATTTACGCTTGCATGACGGTTCATCAGCGTATCAACATTGATTTCGCCGCCGGCCGTTGCAACCAGGTTTTCCGTCGCTTTTGCTTGTGTGCCTTGTAAGCGAATCTCATGTTTGGCACTTAATTCGATATTTTTACCTTGAAGTCGGGTGGCTTCGTGGACACTGAGTTTGTCATAAGTGTAGCGTTCGGAAGAATGGGAGGAGAGGAATCCGCGGCTTTTGGTTTTAGCGTATTGTTCAAGAGTTGCCGTTTTGTCCGCCGCGCCGAGCACCGCATCGTTTTCCGCAATCAGTGTGAGACGTTGTGCCGCCTCAAGCTCTCCGCCATCTGTATGGATGTTTTTAGCTTGTAATTGCACATCACCGCGTCCTTTCACGGAAGAAGTCACCACATCCTGCAAATTCGCATTACGATAACTATTGGACTGACCTAATTTTTCATCATAACCCACAGAAAGCGCAGTCAGATTCAAGCCATTTTTGGCATCCAGTAAGGTTAATCCTTTGCCCTCATTAAGCACTTGGGCACCATCTAGCGTAATGTTGTCGGCACTGACGCTTAATACGCCGTTTTCGCCTCTGACGTATAACAAGGCATTGCGGTCAAGATTGGTTTCCGTGCGGCTAAGGCCGTGTGCTTTAATTTCATTGGTTTGCGTGGTTGAACGATGAATGAAATCGCCCATTGCGCGCAGCAGCATGGCGCGATCGGCTTCTAATGTACCGCCGATATTTTCAAGCTGCCCCGCTGCCGTAACATTTAATACTCCACCGCTCAATTTGCCGCTATTTTTGAAGTTTTCCGTATTGATGTCGGTGAAATCTTTGCCGGCGATTGTGCCTTGATTGATAAATTCAGTACCTTTTACATAGAGTTTCTCCGCTGAAATCAAGGTGCCATTGCCGTCTAAATCGCCTTTTTTCACCACAGCATAAACACGAGGAACTAACGCTTCCACTTGTTTGCCGCTTGGCAACGTCACCGTTTGTTTTTCCAGCCAGACAATATCGGAAGTCAATTGCGCCGTTTGCGCCGGTGTTAAACTAATGCCGACGGTGAGATTAAATTTCTGTGCAAAGGTTACACCCGCATCCATTAAGGCTTTGTACTGTTCCTCAAAAGTGCGGTTATTGCCACCGAAATGGCGACCTGTTAAGCGATTCATTTGTTCACGCACCAAGCGTTGTTCATAATAGCCATCACCTAAGCGTTTCAGCATATTTTGCGGATCGCTGCGCAATTGATTGAACATATAATCAGAGCTTAACCAACGATTTTTATTGGTAAAGGCCGGATCGGTTTCGATAATCGGTCGGCCTGTCGCGGTCGGATTAATTCGATACAGGCTTTGTGTCGGCAAACGGCTATCCGGTTGAATCGTGCGAATTTCCAAACGATCATCCCACCGGCTGTCGATTTGTTGTAAACCTGCCGGTTTGTCCGCATATCGGACTTTCATCGGCGTTAAGTCGGTTAGTTCGACGCCGTTATGTTGTTTTATTTTGTGCTCGGATTGATCTGTATAAAAAGGATTCGCCGTTTGTTTATTCGCCTGCGTCAATGCGGTGAAAAGATTCATATCAAAAGATTTGTTTTCTTCGCGACGTTTAACGACATCGTTGTAGTTATCACCGTACCAACGCCAGCCTTTGAGTTTGCCGCGCCATCTCGGGTGCACCCATTTCGCCGTGCCATACAATTGACGGGATTCAATGCCTTTTTCATCCAAATTGCTGAGCTCGCCGTTTGCCTTATGAAGCAGTCCGCCGGCAATCAGGGTACTTTTATCGTTTTCAAGATAGCTATCGCCCAATTCAATATCGCCACCTGCGAGAATCTGTCCGGGTAAGGATTGGGTCACGGTTGTTTTAATGACTTTTTCTTCTTTTACCTGCATCGTCCAGCGATCCCGATAATGGTCTGGCAACTTGCCATTACTTGCTTGAATTCGCTGATTAAGTTGATTAAACGCCTCGGCGTTTTTTTCTGCCCAATCCGTATAATCTTTTAACGCTTCATTGTAGCGCGTGATATCTTGCCGATAAGCCACCATTTCCGCCGTGTATTTTGCCATCGCTTCGTCATATTGCGCTTTACGGACGGGATTTCTCGCCTGTCGTTTGTTTAATGCCTTCGGCTTTGTTGGCTCGGCACGAATACTCGGTAGGTTTTCAACCTTTGGCGCATCTTTCGGCACATCAACACCGAAACGTTGCCAAATGCCGTAATTGCCGTCATAAACCGTGGACGGTTTGACATAACAAAGCGATGGATCAGACTTAGCACACGCGTTTTGGTTAGCCGGCGGAATATAACCGGCATCAAGTTCGTCATCGGACAGCTTGCGTTCGAGATGGGTGTTCCAAACGAGATCGTAAACCCCGGCTTTATTTTTCCCCGGCGTACGACGTTGATCAAAGCGATCCATTTTCACTTTGCCACCCGCATTAAAATTCGTGCCGTTGACTCCGACCATCACATATTCGACTTCATTTTTATTGCCTTCGTCAGGGTACTCCGCCAATGCGGTGCCGAAATGCGTATTCGTATTAAAGGTTTGTTTAACGTGATTAAGCCCCATGCGGTCTTCCGCTTCGATGATAGCGCTTTGATTGCGAAGTACGTCCGCCTCGCCTTCGGCTTGATCTTCAGCATTTAAATGCTCACCAAATTCAATTTGACCGCCACTGTAAATGGTGGTACCACCTTTTTTGTCCGCTTCGTAAATTGCCGTGTCATTAATGATCGCTTTGCCGGCAAGCACAACTTTTTGACGACCGGCAATGGTCGCCGAATTCACTTTCCCATTCGCATCACGTTCATCACGGTTTTCAATTTTGTCGGCTTGAAGGGCAACATGATCGCCGTAAATACGTCCGCTTCCCAAGTTATCAAGGTGAGCGGCTTTAATCACGGTTTTACTGTTGTCTTCATCAGAAAACGAATTGATTAAACCGCGGTTCGTGACGTTGCCCACTGCCGTTACACGGGTTTCACCGCTGCTTAACCGCCCGTTTTCTTGGTTATCCACATTTTGCGCATTAATGGTCAGCTGCTCAGCAGCGGAAAGTTTATGATTATTTCGTACGTTACCTGCGGTATTCAGGGTAAATTCGGTCTCGGCATTAATATCGCGCTTGGTATTAAAATCATGCTGTAGCGTCAAACGCAGTTTATCGGCTTCTAAATGACCGTCTTCGCTAATCGAACGCGCATGCATCGCTAAAATATTGCCGGCCTGCAAACGTCCGTCATCGTTATTAATCACAAGATTTTCGCCATTAATTTCCGCATTTCCCCACGTTAAGACTTCACCTTTTTGATTATTGAAGGCTTGTGCTACATTTAGTCGCCCTGCATTTTGCACATAAATTCCCCCCTCGGTATTATTCACTGCTTGCGCATTTAACTTGAGGTTGTTGGCTGAAATTCCCTGCGTAATGACGTTCCCGGCGGAATTTTTTGTGTCTTCGTTATTAATATTCTGCGTATGGATCGTTACATTGCCCGCCTGAATAAAAGAGCCGGATTCTCCGACTTTATTATTCAAAATAGTCGGCATCGATAAATTCAACGTTTCGGCAACCTGAACAACCCCACCGCGATTATCAAACCGATCAGATTGAATAGACAGCTTACCAAGGCTGATAATTTTGCCGCCATCTCGGTTATTTATTTCATTATTTACCTGAATTCGTCCATCTTCATCGCCATAAATCAATCCATTTTCATTGTTAAGCGATCGAGCGACAATGTCGGTATTTGTCGTACCTTTAATCATGCCTTGCGCATTATTTAAATCAGCAGTTACGTGCAGGACAAGGCCTGCCGAGGACAGCAGTAATCCTTGCTGGCGATTATCCAGAGAGTCAACCTGAATGCGACTCGTCACGCCATTAATACGCCCTTCGCGATTATCAATTTGTTGCTGAACCTCAATTTGCTGATTGCCTTGAGCGGAAATGGCCCCACGTCGATTCTCTAATTGCGTCACATCAATTTGTTGATGAGCGCCGGAAAGCATTTTTCCTTCCGAATTGAACAGATTTACCGCGCGAATTTGTTGTCCGCCCAAACTGACGAGCTGACCTTGTCGGTTATTAATCTCTTGAGCATTAACCGATAAACGCCCTTGGGTCGCGATATTAGCCGCTTGATTGTCGATGCGGTCGGCTTGAAGCCTAAGCTCATTTGTACCGCGTTGTACCCAAGTTCCGCCTTGGTTATTTAAATTTTGCTGATTTGTGGCAATGGCATTCGCATTAAGTTGGCTTGCCTTTGTAGAAAGCGTGTTCGGTGTAGCTAAATCCAGTTTATCGGTCGCATAAATATGGGCGTGATTAAGGTTTAAATTCGCTTGTTTTGAATTGACGGCAATATCGTGCCCCACGCTTTGGCTGTGGTCGAGCTTGATTTCGTCGGCTTCAACTTTGATTTTCCCCGAGGCAATGTGTCGACCTTGTGAAATGACTTTTTCCTCGGCGTTTAATCTAATGTCGCTGCCATGCGGATGGGCAGCATCAAGCGTGCGAACGGTTTGGCCGTTTTGTTCAACGGAATTGACACCGGCGGCAATGCGCGCATTTTTTGAAGCGGAAATGGCTTTCGCTTGATATTCAATGTTGCCTTTCGCTGCCGTTTCGCCGCTTTGCTTTATTTGCGCTTTGGCTTGAATTGCCACGCCGGCGTGTTGAGCGATAAGCGAACCATGCTGTTCGACATTGCTTTGGGAAGCTAATTGAATCTTGCCATGTTTGGTTTCAATTTTACCGCTATTTTGAATGTCGCCTTTGGTTTGGAGGTCTGCTTGTTGGGTTGCGCTGAGGGTGCCTTCGTTGACAATTCGCCCTTGGCTGTCAATTTGCACATTGCCTGCCGAGGCGCCGATATGGCCGGCATTGCGTACGCCTAAACCCGTGCCGTTATCCACCAGCGTAATTTTCTCGGCGTACATACCGCCGAGGTGGCTGACGTCCACGCTGTAAACTGGGTTTTCGGCGTCCTCCGCGTTCAATGCGGTGCTATTTTGAGGGTTCAATGCGGTGCTATTTGGGGCGTTCACGTGGTCGCCAACGTACACGACGCTTTGATTATTCTTGTCGACTTTGTTTTGGCCGGTGGTGACTTTAATGCCTTTGTTCGCCCACAGGCCGCCGTCAATTTGCGCCCGTTCGGCGATGATGTCGGTATAATCGGCTTGGCGGTTGTCCAGCCCGTTGCTGCCGACGCTAAGCTTGCCGCCTTTGACTTCAAAGCCTTTTAATTCGCCGTTTTCCATTTGTGCGCGGCCCGTCGTCATTGTTGCTCTGCCGGCATTGATGATGCCGCAGCCGTCGCACGCAATGCCGTTCGGGTTGGCAATCACTACATCGGCTTTTCGCCCCGCCACTTCCACATAACCTTTTAAGCGGCTCGGATTTGCCGAATTCACTTCGTTTAAAATCACTTTCGCTTCGCCGCGCGCCAAATTCGGGTTGCCCTGCACCCAGCCGGCCATCTGTGTTTGCGCGGCGTTGCGCGCATTGTTTAAAATTGCGCCTTTTTCGGCGACGTCAAATTGAGCATATTGATTACGCGACACGCCCGCCGCGCTCGGCGTTTGGATGTTCACTTGTGGCAAGCTGTTGGCCGTGTGCAGAATCGTTGCCTGTTGATTGCTTGGTGCGGATTTATCGGCGCGAATGGCCATTTCCGCCGCACCGTTTGGCACCGCATTGGCGACCGGATTTGGCGCCGCCAAGGCGCTCTCGGACAAACTCACCCAGCCCAAAGCCAACATCAGCCCGAAACAAAGCGGCTTTAAAGACAGCGTCAATGCGGTGCCATTTTGGAACTTCAATGCGGTGCTATTTTGAAGGTTCAATGCGGTGCTATTTTGACCTTCCGCCACCGCTTGATTGTTTTCATCCGCCGCTTTGCCTTGCGCTTTTGCCAATTCGGACACGACCACCGGTTGATTTAACACGCGGCTGAAAATAACTTTGTAGTGATGTTTGTTCATTATTTTTTTCCTTTATTTCTTTCTTCTTTATTTCAGATGGAACCTTAGAGCATGCTTTTTATTTAAAAACGATAACTGAGGTTGAATCCCGTCGTGACATGACTTGTACGAAATCCTTCCGGTTTACGTATCGGTGTGCCGACAAAATATTCGTAATTTAAGCCCCAAAGTTTGCCGCGTAGGCCGATGACGCCGCCGGTCAATTTATTGCCCACTTGCCATTCCGGTCGGCTTGAACGCACTTCGCCGTGGTCAAGACCGAGATAGAGCTCATGGCCTTTGTTCATGACGTTCCATGCCAATTCATTACGCCACAGCCAGCCGCGTTCGCCGGACAAGGTCAGTTCACCGTCAAAGCCGCGCACGCTGTAACGCCCGCCAAGGCTGAATTTGTCTTGTTGCACCAATGGCGTAAGGTGCCATTGGGCGTTCCAGTTGGTGTTAAAACGAAAGGCTTGGTTGTGAATGCTGAAGGGGTAGGTGAAATCGAGTGAAGCGGTGAGAATTTGCATTCGGGAAGTGCCTTCGCCGAAGGCTTCTTCCGGGGCGCGCAGGGCGCGATGGGCACCGGTGCCGCGTTTGTAATTGGCGGTAAGTTGAAGCGTGGCCTGCCCGAGATATTGCGTATGGCTTAGTCCCACTTCCCAGCCGGCCGTTCGACGGCGTTGTACTTCGATTTCGGTGTCATTGATGTAATTGGACGATTGGCGCGCCCACAGCGCCGCATTGAGATAGGTTTTGTGTTGACTGCCACGGGTAATCAAACGGCTTAAATTCGCTTTCATTTGTCGGCTTTCGCCGGAATAGGTGTAGGATTCAAAGGCGCCGGCAACAGTTTGATGATAAGTGTAACGCGAGCCGGAAAGGGCGAATAAATAATTTTGCCAAGGAATCGAATAATACAGGCTGACATTTTTGCTGCCGTAATCGCCTTCGGCTTTGTCACTGTCGCGTTTGAAACTGCGCGTGCCGCTAAGGTAAAACAGGTCATTTAAGCGCAGCGCATTGTCCCAAGAAAAGGTTGCCGAGCCTTGCAAACGTCCGGTTGTCTTTGTGCCGGCATCGTCTAAACCAAGGGTTAAATGAAAAGGCAGGCTTTGTTTATATTGAATCACCACGTCCGTTTCGCCTACCGAGTCGGTAGGCGTCAATTCAATGTCGCTCTCCGCACTCGGCACGCGTTTTAAATTTTCCAGGCCTTGCTCAATATCGCGCACATTTAATATATCGCCTTGTGCTATCGGCATGGCAAACCACAAAGTGCCGCGCGTAGCAAAGGGAATCGCGCTTCGGTCTTGTAATTGAATGCGCCCGACTTTGCCCGGAATCACCGTGAGCACTAACCTTCCCGAACGCAAATCTTGTGGCGCCACCACCACGCGCGTGGTTACAAAGCCATCATCAATCAGCTGATTTTGAATGCGACGCAACAGCACATTAATACCTTGCGAACCGATACAGACCGGCAGAGCAAAATCACCTTCGGCATAGGCGGCCTGCAAGGCCCAAGAAAAACGGCTTGGTTGAATCCGTTGCAGCGGTTTAGATGCCGTTTTGAGCACCGCATTGGCGGGTTGGGCGGTATCGGCATTGGCATTGGCATTGACATCAGCATCAGCACCGGCATCGGCATCGGCATCGGCATCGGCATTAAAATCGGTGAGAACCAGTTGATTAATTGGAAAGCATGGTGCTTCGTTGACCGGAAAAGCAACAGATTTCGTTTTTTCGCTTTCCAAGTGCACGTTTGGATTTTGCACTTGCTGCGCTTGAATTTCCGCATCAAGCGCGGTTTGTTGTTGCTGTTGGCGGGCACTGAATTGCTTTTCGGCGGTGGAGGGAGTGGAGGGTGCGGCTAATGCAATTGAAGATAAACCCGAAATAAAAACAGATAAAACAAGTTGGGATAAATGGATTTTTTGCATAAAAAATAGATAGGTTATTTGTATTTAAATAATGTTTATCTTAAGTAAATATATTAAAAATTCAATTAATACAATATGTTAAGCAGTAAATTAAACTAATTAACCGTAAAGATTATATCATTGAATAATAAAAAAGTCGGCATTGGCCGACTTTCTTTTTTCAGAGATTATTTTTTTAATAAATCGCGAATTTCCGCAAGCA
Above is a genomic segment from Aggregatibacter sp. HMT-949 containing:
- a CDS encoding ShlB/FhaC/HecB family hemolysin secretion/activation protein; the protein is MQKIHLSQLVLSVFISGLSSIALAAPSTPSTAEKQFSARQQQQQTALDAEIQAQQVQNPNVHLESEKTKSVAFPVNEAPCFPINQLVLTDFNADADADADAGADADVNANANADTAQPANAVLKTASKPLQRIQPSRFSWALQAAYAEGDFALPVCIGSQGINVLLRRIQNQLIDDGFVTTRVVVAPQDLRSGRLVLTVIPGKVGRIQLQDRSAIPFATRGTLWFAMPIAQGDILNVRDIEQGLENLKRVPSAESDIELTPTDSVGETDVVIQYKQSLPFHLTLGLDDAGTKTTGRLQGSATFSWDNALRLNDLFYLSGTRSFKRDSDKAEGDYGSKNVSLYYSIPWQNYLFALSGSRYTYHQTVAGAFESYTYSGESRQMKANLSRLITRGSQHKTYLNAALWARQSSNYINDTEIEVQRRRTAGWEVGLSHTQYLGQATLQLTANYKRGTGAHRALRAPEEAFGEGTSRMQILTASLDFTYPFSIHNQAFRFNTNWNAQWHLTPLVQQDKFSLGGRYSVRGFDGELTLSGERGWLWRNELAWNVMNKGHELYLGLDHGEVRSSRPEWQVGNKLTGGVIGLRGKLWGLNYEYFVGTPIRKPEGFRTSHVTTGFNLSYRF